The Triticum dicoccoides isolate Atlit2015 ecotype Zavitan chromosome 6A, WEW_v2.0, whole genome shotgun sequence genome has a window encoding:
- the LOC119316486 gene encoding uncharacterized protein LOC119316486 translates to MDCNKEEAIRAKALAERKLLEKDFVGAKKLIIKAQQLFSEIDNISQMLTVCDVHCAAGTKVNGELDWYGILQVPAFTNDDTLIKKQYRKLALLLHPDKNKFAGAEAAFKLVGEANMTLTDSSKRSAYDMKRRVSVRVGAARPSPYQQSRRAAPVRPVNLHQPSNSAGTQQTFWTMCSSCGMRYQYYTAMLKKAIRCQSCLKPFIAHDINEQAVPSGADRQYAGVKNAGAPQNFAGRQTNAPGQQAWNNATPGVHANYGSHKAAANTNKKKGEDGNSASAAGVPNEKAKFARTSKGSSAAGLKRGRRAVSESSDSETTTDSEEEITVDGAAANNAKPSQHSRRSSRQKQEVKYKEDSEDEDIGDDGNDDDDNNVSSSNFKRLRKGGVLHGDDQSSTPKFDEDKTGHNGHTNGLNHEKEETSNSVSSNGLDPNLDDASDEEKFSCADPEFFNFDELRDVSQFRPNQIWAVYDSHGCMPRFYARITKVKMAPKFIVHFVWLELDPTNEAELAWSRAELPVACGHFKHGTSDTAKEANMFSQTISCAKSKTKNSYEIYPRKGEVWALHKGWDIGWSLDADSHTDFEYELVQVVTDFTTSTSIIVVPLVKIKGFVSLFMQSKEATPCVIPQDNTLRFSHCVPHHLMRGTEREGIPEGAIELDPAALPLNLEEAFASVVLESTVKGKGVDTKYAGSSSGINSGKGSEKVGEVPHATCMNTGLFTRATKEENKEHHTPSTVEGVDVNEESDGIVQDEFECPDSEFYEFTEIRSIQKFEPGQIWALYSDMDKFPNYYAIIKKVDLKNNKVQVKWLDLCPRGEEEKRLTGKEDRTLACGIFKVSSGNDGTTTYTGTESFSHPVVARSTGRKNEYEIIPRFRDIWAVYKNWRAGWTAEDFKNCEYEFVEIVGQTDSSIQVQPLGKVDGYRAVFRRGADVKTISKDEYPKFAHHVPCFHLTNEKAGKLRGCFELDPYSVPEVFLYTS, encoded by the coding sequence ATGGACTGCAACAAAGAGGAAGCTATTAGAGCAAAAGCTCTGGCTGAAAGAAAATTGCTGGAGAAGGATTTTGTTGGTGCAAAAAAATTGATCATCAAAGCACAACAACTGTTCTCAGAGATTGACAATATTTCACAAATGTTAACTGTCTGTGATGTTCATTGTGCTGCTGGAACGAAGGTTAATGGAGAGCTTGACTGGTATGGGATACTTCAGGTACCTGCTTTCACGAATGATGACACGCTAATAAAGAAGCAATACCGTAAGCTTGCGCTTTTGCTGCATCCCGACAAGAACAAGTTTGCAGGTGCAGAGGCTGCATTTAAATTAGTGGGAGAAGCAAACATGACGCTTACAGACAGCTCAAAACGTTCTGCCTATGACATGAAAAGGAGAGTCTCAGTCAGAGTTGGTGCAGCAAGACCATCCCCTTATCAGCAGTCAAGGAGAGCTGCTCCTGTTAGACCTGTGAATCTTCATCAGCCCTCAAATTCTGCAGGGACACAACAAACATTCTGGACCATGTGTTCAAGTTGTGGCATGAGATATCAGTACTACACTGCGATGTTGAAGAAAGCTATCCGTTGTCAGAGTTGTTTGAAGCCTTTTATTGCACATGATATAAATGAGCAAGCTGTTCCTTCTGGGGCAGATCGACAGTATGCTGGGGTAAAAAATGCAGGGGCACCACAGAATTTTGCAGGCCGGCAGACAAATGCCCCAGGTCAACAGGCTTGGAATAATGCCACTCCAGGGGTTCATGCTAATTATGGATCTCATAAGGCAGCTGCAAATACAAACAAAAAGAAGGGGGAAGATGGTAATAGTGCTAGTGCTGCAGGTGTACCAAATGAGAAAGCAAAATTTGCTCGGACTTCAAAAGGTTCATCAGCTGCAGGATTGAAAAGGGGCAGGAGAGCCGTGTCTGAATCTAGTGATTCGGAGACCACCACTGATAGTGAAGAAGAGATcactgtagatggtgctgctgcaaaTAATGCAAAGCCGAGTCAACACAGCCGCAGGTCAAGTAGGCAGAAGCAAGAAGTTAAGTATAAGGAAGATAGTGAAGACGAGGATATTGGTGATGATGGTAATGATGACGACGATAATAATGTCAGTTCTTCCAATTTTAAAAGGTTAAGGAAAGGTGGTGTGTTGCATGGTGATGATCAAAGCAGCACACCAAAGTTTGATGAAGACAAAACTGGGCATAATGGTCACACAAATGGTCTTAATCACGAGAAAGAAGAAACATCCAATTCTGTCAGCAGCAATGGTCTAGACCCAAACCTTGATGATGCTTCAGATGAGGAAAAATTTAGCTGCGCAGATCCTGAATTTTTTAACTTTGACGAACTTCGAGATGTAAGTCAGTTTAGACCCAACCAGATCTGGGCTGTCTATGATAGTCATGGCTGCATGCCAAGATTTTATGCTCGAATTACAAAGGTAAAAATGGCCCCAAAGTTTATAGTACACTTTGTTTGGCTGGAATTGGATCCCACAAATGAAGCAGAGCTGGCATGGTCACGTGCAGAACTGCCTGTTGCTTGTGGACATTTTAAGCATGGAACATCAGACACAGCTAAAGAAGCTAATATGTTTTCCCAAACTATTTCCTGTGCGAAAAGCAAGACAAAAAACTCGTATGAGATATATCCTAGGAAAGGTGAAGTTTGGGCCCTGCACAAGGGATGGGACATCGGCTGGAGTTTGGATGCTGACAGCCACACAGATTTTGAGTATGAACTTGTTCAAGTTGTCACGGATTTCACAACCAGCACTAGCATCATTGTCGTGCCACTTGTAAAAATAAAAGGCTTTGTTAGCTTATTTATGCAGTCGAAAGAGGCAACTCCATGTGTGATACCTCAGGATAACACACTAAGATTTTCTCATTGCGTCCCTCATCATCTCATGCGCGGGACTGAAAGAGAAGGCATTCCAGAAGGAGCTATTGAACTTGATCCTGCAGCGCTTCCCCTTAACTTGGAAGAGGCTTTTGCTTCTGTTGTTCTGGAAAGCACAGTAAAAGGCAAGGGGGTTGATACCAAGTATGCTGGTTCATCCAGTGGAATTAATTCTGGCAAGGGGTCTGAGAAGGTCGGGGAGGTGCCACATGCTACATGTATGAATACAGGGCTCTTTACAAGAGCAACAAAGGAAGAGAACAAAGAGCATCATACTCCATCTACTGTAGAAGGTGTGGATGTTAATGAGGAATCTGATGGCATTGTCCAGGATGAATTTGAATGTCCTGACTCAGAATTCTATGAATTTACAGAAATAAGGTCGATTCAGAAGTTCGAACCTGGGCAGATCTGGGCTCTCTATAGTGATATGGACAAGTTCCCCAATTACTATGCCATCATAAAGAAAGTCGATCTCAAGAATAATAAAGTACAAGTGAAATGGCTTGATCTCTGTCCTCGGGGAGAGGAGGAGAAAAGATTGACTGGTAAAGAAGACCGGACTCTTGCGTGTGGAATCTTTAAGGTTTCCTCTGGCAATGATGGTACTACGACTTACACTGGTACAGAGTCATTTTCTCATCCCGTGGTTGCTAGATCAACTGGTAGAAAAAATGAATATGAAATAATCCCTCGCTTCCGTGACATCTGGGCCGTTTACAAGAACTGGAGGGCTGGATGGACTGCAGAAGACTttaaaaactgtgagtatgaatttgTGGAGATTGTTGGCCAGACTGATTCGTCCATACAAGTTCAGCCTTTAGGAAAGGTGGATGGCTACAGGGCAGTATTTCGAAGAGGGGCAGATGTGAAAACAATAAGCAAGGATGAGTACCCAAAGTTCGCTCACCACGTCCCTTGCTTCCATCTGACAAATGAAAAAGCAGGCAAGCTTCGAGGCTGTTTCGAGCTCGATCCTTATTCAGTGCCTGAGGTGTTTCTCTACACCAGTTAA